TCCAGCTTTTGGTACCTGGCATGTACCTCCTGGTGTGGCTATTTGTTCTAAAACTCACTTCAGTGAGCCAATAGTACCCATAGGGAGGGACCAGAGAATACCTTGACTGGTTCCTCCCTCAGCCCTCAAGCTGCATGCCTTGACCATTAACTGTAGAATCCTCCATCATCTTAGCATCTCACAGGAATTCACGGCCTCTCCTCGATGGCTTGTGATCTTGAATGTatcttcatgtgcttatttgccatccttATTTCCTCTGTGGTGAAATgtcagttatatattttttacccattttcaaattgtattacttgtgtttttacagttgagttttgagagttctttatatatattctagTCATGAGTCTTTGGTCAGgcatatggtttgcaaatattttcttccagtctgtagGTGGTCTTTTATGCTCCTGACGGGGACTTTCACAAAGCAAACGTTTCCAGTCTTGATGGAGtccaatttattgatttttttttccttttatgaatcaTGCTTTTATTATAGTAGCATATCTAGGAAAATAAACTTTCATGcataaaaaaacttttattttttagtttatcttttttagTTTCTGAAATTCTTGAATATGTTAATTGGTGTTCTTTATTGGTTTTAGAAAATTCTAAACAATTATCTTCTTGTATTTGGCCTCTGCCCCATTCTTTCTCACTTCTCCATCTCACACCCTAATCATTTGCATCTTAAACCACTTGTGTTTGACCTGTGTGTGATTATGTCCGTAATTTGTCTCTATCTTCTTCTTTGTTGGTGCTAAagttattgttgattttttttccctatttctagTCACTCCCTCTCAGACTGAGTTTTCtcagttattttacttttcattcctacattctattctttttttacatttcaagTCTCTGGTGAAACTCTCATGACTGGTTTTACTCTTCAACAAACTAATCACAGTTATGTTAATATATTCATCtattcagcttaaaaaaaattcatctactcagggtgcctgggcagctcactcattaagcctctgccttcagctcaggtgatgatcccagggtcctgggatggagtcccacttcctgctccacgggaagcctgcttctccctccacctgctgctccccctgcttgtgttcctgctctcgctatctctgtcaaataaataaacaaaatctttaaaaaaattcatctacTGATTCATGATCTGGGTTATCTAGGGATCTCTttctatggtctttttttttttttaaatcttgattaCTGATGATATGGTCCTGCCTCTTTTCATGTCTAGTAATTCTTATTGTATACTTGACTTTGTGTAAATGCACAATAAAGGCATTAGATAATGTGATTTTCCACCAAAGGGGTCTCTCATGATATCCTTTAAGTAGATTAAGTAAAGCAGTCTTTTGCTCCTACTTTACTATCTTCTACCCCTACATACAACCATCACAAACATATCAACTCTTTCATTTTGCTCAACTCCTCTAAAttttcccttctcctcactctATTTTATCCTCTTAACCAGGAATTTACTCCCTAATAATCTGAttctttaggttttctttaaaataaactaaaatccaATATAGAGGGTAATAAGTACAGTACAAATAAAAGGATTGCAAATAAAGAGCTTCTGGAACCCAGATAAAAATGCAGCCCAAAACCAAAGAGCATTAAGAGGATCTTCTAGGAAGCATATTAACTAACCTTCATGattttagtatttgtttaatAGAATGAACATTCCCACCTGAAAGAACATCAAGCAAGGAGACATATAGTTAGGAAAATCACCATTATTAAAGATCTACTTTATTTCAAGGATAATGCTAGCTCTTTAATATTTctgatcttatttaattttacagaAATTCTTCAAAGTAATTTTTCTCCCCCGTAATAGTGAGGTTTCTAATTTTTAAGCCTGTCTCACTTGTTTCTGAGCTGGAGTTTGAGCCATTCTGTCTCTAAGACTGTTCTCCTTCCCCTttattacaagtttttttttcaaagatgattCAGCTTGTCATTGTTTAAGGAAAATGGTGAGTAGCTTAATGCAtttgaagtataaaataaacagaagctCTTGTAGATGGAACTGGAAATGGAAGCTAGTCCAGAACCAACACGAATACTAAGGAATATATGTGTATTTCCATAGGTAATAATAAGGGTTACTTCAGGGCTTCAAGCACTGGCATGATAACACCTGTATTTAAGAAAAACTCCTTTTGTAGCAaagtgagaaataatttttagtaacAAGATTCCAGAGAGTCTTATAACAGATCAAGTTGGAATTAATGATTTACTGGCTGGACCAGAGAAGTGGAAACGGAGAAGAAGagcaaggggagaaagaaaaaggataatgTGCAACCTCAAAACTTCAGGAATATGAGCATTCAGGGACACTGTGATGTTTTAAGACTTGGTGACTGgccaaaccacaatgaggtaaAGACTTGGGAAATGAAGGTCAAAGAAATGATGGACACTTGACATCGAAGTTTATGACTGCGTGTGATAAAAAGTTTTCTAAATAATCTGTTCTTTACTTCCACAAAGGCTGAGGATAAATTAGATTCAGTTACGATAAAAGAGGTAATTGCATTTGATGGGgatgcccagctggctcagttggaagagcatgagacttttgatcttggggtagtgagttTGAGCGCTGCGGTGAgggtagggattacttaaaaaaaaaaagatggggggcctgggtggctcagtgggttaatcctctgcctttggctcaggtcatgatctcagggtcctgggatcgagccccacttcgggctctctgctcggcggggagtctgcttccctgcctctctgactacttgtgatctctttctgtcaaataaataaatacaatctttaaaaaaaaaagatacttgtaTTTGATGGAAATGACTGACATGGACGTATAGACTTGGTGTCATACGTATAGACTATGGTGTCACATTACAACATGTTACATCATATGGTGACACCAGCAAGCATCTCCTGTAGTCACTTATAACCCTTGGATTGTATTATTTTATCCCATAGGAAAGGGCTTTCCTTAACTATAACATTTCCGTCAGTTACAAATTTAAATGCATTTGTAATAGTTAAGGGTGGTGATGGGCCAGGAGTGAGAAAAAGGGGTAGAAGTGAGGTGGTAACAAAATTTAAAGGTTGGTTCTAAAATGTCCTTTTTGGCTAACAATTTCACGTCCCTCGTGAAGTTAAGCACCCTATGAGGACCTTGTCTCTGTTTCTCGGGGGGCTCATTATCTCAGATAGGAAATTCTTGACAGCATCAAATTCTCTAGATATTTCTCCCCAGTTTCCATGAGAAAATCTTCGGCTGAGATGGTAGTACAAACTAACAACTCTCTAGGACTCAGAAGCTACTCTTGGGAGTAAGGCTCATCTGACTGTGCCAAGAAGTTTGCTCAAATACAGAACTAATATTGATTAGGTTTGATTGCTCATCTAGGTGTTTCCATATttgttaacagaaaaaaattattgtatgccattcatttataaattaatggAAATGATAATTCTATCATTTCTCATATATTCCACCTTTACAATATAAGTAATGGTATTAAGATTATACTATTTGAGGGCACctgtggctctgtcagttaagcatctgccttctgctcaggtcacgatcccagggtcttgggattgagtcccacattgggctctctgctcagcagggaggctgcccttcccactccccttgctcatgctctctttctcaaataaataaaaattttaaaaatcttttaaaaaaaagattatactaTATGACTTtaataagtttatatttaaaacctAGTGTTTGACATGGTAATGACCAGTTATGCTCTGTTTCTACTTGGCAGAGTGTTCAGAAGTGTCACTGAAGTTGGTTggctataaatattaataataatggttaTTAAAAGCTAAGTGATATCTTAGATATACAAAGCATAATTATAGACTGATCTCATGTGGATCAATTAAAATCTCTTCCTTTGAAGTCATTGACAGCTAAATATAGAAAGTGAGCTTTTGAAATGCAGTTGTTTCTATGTTGGTCACTTTATGACTTTAACAGATAGGAAAGGGGTCTGAAATGGCACATGCatactattattttttgtcttttttttaattttaaagattttatttatttatttgagagagagagagatcacaagtaggcagagattcagggaagcaggctccctgctgagcagagagccccatgcggggctctatctaggaccctgagatcatgacctgagccaaaggcagaggcttaaaccactgagccgcccaggcaccccaatttttttatcttttttaaaaaccaaaacctgtTTAGTCTAATGACTTCGGTGAAGTCATTTGTCAGATAGATAGTAACATTCTTGAGATAATTTCAATACTTTTATACTAATATTAACTGGGCAATTtgaaatgaagttattttaatattttgggtccatttttttgtttttatactaaCTTAAATGTCAAAACAATCTCTTTTTTAGCTTACTCTTGATAAATCTGTcctaaatggaaaatattcaagTTAAGCTATCCTATTAAGGGCCTTACAATGGCACAGAAAGTTAATCTTGAATAAACACAATGGTGAAGGACTATGCCTAGCACCTCTCTACACTGCATGCAATAATAAAGTAGCAGGGGACACGTATCACaaaagtaaactgaggcacatatAGATCCTGGCACATCTTTCCACCGATTCTAGGTTCCTTTCTGAATTGATGTGAACtggcccctctctgggcctgtgtgGTTATCATCACTTGATGAGGCCCAGTGAGGAAGATCTGGTGCCCCCGCTCAGTCTGTCTCGCGGGGGAAtctggtgtgtgtgttggggggtgttGGGAAGAGTCAGCATTTCCCCTGAGACCATAAGTTCTCCCACATCTCATTAGAGATAATTAGTTaggggaattttttaaaaaagaaactccgCAGGGtgaggcagaagaggaaacatCTAATCCTATATCAACTCGGAAACCAGtaagaagttctttttttccaaacTTGAATCCTTTGATCTTTCAGTACTCCCACGCTGTGTGCGCCTTGGAGACATCCCAGCTTCTGACTGCCGCTCTGCAGTGGGAGGGGAATGTGGATATTAGGGGCCCTCAGGGGGCGTAACGACTGTGTGGTCATCCATATCCCCTCTTTGTCTGTCCATATTCACTGCTGCGTGCGTCTTACCTCTCTATCCCCTTCCCTTTTCTGCAGATTTCCAAaatgtcctctctctttccttctcgtTTTCACTCTGGTCATCCCACTTGGATTTCCAAGTGAAGTCCCAAGAAAGGCAAGGAACTGTGGACATGGCATTTTTGACACGGCAGTCAGATTTGGTAAGTTAATGATCCTGTGCAGGAAGCAATGTGACCTTGGCCTTCAGCCGGGTATCTGGGTTGTTTTTCGCATTAGACCACAGCTGAATCCCATGCAAGTTGACATATTCTGCCAATATTCACAGCATAAATGTCTGTGTACTTTATTTTCATAGGTTTGATCAAGTTTTAAAGATTGTAGTTTAAGATCACTCACTCTATGAAGAAGTTGGAGAGAGATTTTGAACTCATTAATGGAGTTTTTAAcaccaaaatgaatttaaaaggaagTGGAATCTACTGAACTGAAAAATCTTAAGACTAAAAATAGGAATATGGTCCTGCATGGCATGAGAGTATATTGAATAATGAGCTCTCTGTGATTGTGAGTGTTTAATATGATTTTGAACTCGGATTTTGAACTCCAAATGGAGAGTCAGTGAAAGagatttctaaaatattcttCAGGGTTTCTCTCCTTTGCATTTACCTCCTCTTCCATGTGTCACAGAACAGGCAGCTTGTCTAGCTATGACGTGCCAACAGCTCTCTTAGTCCTGAGACATGATATTCATTCCTCCAAACAATGTAAGCAATAAATCCCCATTCTGACTCATTATAGACAAATTCATAACAGTTGATATTGAGACATTATttggttcaatttttaaaaatcttatgaaaTTGAAATTACCTGGTCAAGGATTCAGAAGTCACAGAGGATATACAAAATCTGTTGTTTCCCATAACAATGGAAACTTACTTAAATGCAACGAGTGATAAATTGCATTGTGCCATTAAATAACTAATGCATATAGTTCTTGGGAGAAAATGATCATGATCATGGCTGTGCTTAGAAGCCATTGTATTAGGTTTAAATAAgcatatattcacatatatgctCTCTCCTgactattacatatttttaaaatttccatgttaCAGGAGGTGGAGGAAAAGCCCTCAGTGCTGGCTTGATTCTAAGTGTTGGTTGTCAGTCATGTAATCAGCGGATTAGGTATCCCCCTCCATGTTATCCTATCCATTCCTGACCACCAGAGATGCTCATCGCAGCCTCTGGACTATGACCTTGTCAATCCTGCAACTTCCCATAACTGCAAAGTTTTAGCGAACAAAATCTTAAAGTTGTTAGCAACACATGCCAACTCATGATGTAATTATGACAAAGCATTCTTAGAGCAGCGGACCCCTATTTTGCGCCCTGATGCACCTGAGAGACATAATGAATCCCAATTCCATCACTTCTTACTAGTGCTTAGGAACATGCGTAAAAATGTTAGAATGAGACTTTGCCTTGGTTAGTTTACATTATACAAATACTCACCCTAAGACATGCCAAATAATTGAAAGAGTACTCGAAGGTATACCATCTTTCAGTTCTATGGGATCCtaagaaacacataaataaaataatcaatgtaGTCTTCCTGAAAGTAGAGTTCTTTGTGAGAATAAAGTGTGAATCATAGGAGAGGAAATGCTGACAAAAGAACATTGGGTAGGAGCTCCACTGGTGACTGAGTTCTGGCAACTTCTCATCCTTACAGGAAAGCATTGCCAACTTCAGAGAAGTTACCTAGTCCCGGAGTTAAAATAAACTATGGTgatataaaacacaattttatcACAGAGGATGAGGATAGGACTGGGTAGGGGAGAAGATATGCTAGGGTCATGCTCCGGTGAATATAATGAACAGAATCAGGGGTATAGCTATAAACAGTAACGAGGTCATCTTCCTCCTAAGATTTTGCTTGATCACTTGTACCCTTTTGAGTCTGGATATGACTCTAGGTTTCCCAGTATTGATGGGACAGTATTAAGAATAAGGTTTCACCTAATAGCAAACCTGGTTCTCTGATGCAGAGAtataagccattttttttttaagattttatttgacagagagagagacccaagtaggcagagtggcaggcagagagagagggggaagcaggctccctgctgaacagagagcccgatgtgggacttgatcccaggaccctgagaccataaccttagctgaaggcagaggcttaacccactgagctccccagggaCCCATAAGCCACTTTTCTTATCCATGGTTTACATAATGTGTTTccccattaaaaagaaagaaagaaagaaaaagtggatCAATTTATTTCCTTGTAAAATAATGAGCTGTTGAAATAACGAGCTGTGAAACttaaaagaaagatacaaattgTTGGTAAATAATCACAGCCATGAATCTGAAAAACCCCCAAATACTGTGCTCCTCCAACCAAATGACTGACTTACTGAAATCCTGAGTCAAGCATTCAGCATTTCCAAAGGCATTTCCCTTCTACCATTTTACCCGTCATTTCATTTTGAGGGTGTCTATCTATActctgttcatttgttcatttctttgagagagagtgtgcgagtGTGAGCAGTTGTGAGGGTGTCGGGGGtggagtgagggaggggcagagggaaagaaagaaccttgagcaggctctacacccagggAGAAGCCCGAgaaggggctccatctcacaactctgagatcacgacccgagccaaaaccaagagttggacacttaactgactgagccgcccatgAGCCCTTCTACCTTCTTCAAAGATGCTCATCTTTCTCCTAACAGGTGATACGTGGCCAGAGGTGATGGAGAAACACAACACCAGCTCTTTCGAAGGCTTCATCCTGGTGGGCTTCTCCGACCGTCCCCACCTAGAGCTGATCCTCTTCGTGGTCGTCCTCACTTTTTACCTGCTGACTCTTCTTGGAAACATGACCATCATCTTGCTTTCCGCTCTGGATTCCCGGCTGCACACAccaatgtatttctttttggCCAATCTCTCGTTCCTGGACATGTGTTTCACCACGGGCTCCATCCCTCAGATGCTCTACAACCTTCGGGGCTCAGACAAGACCATCAGCTATCTGGGCTGCGCCATCCAGCTCTACTTCGTCCTGGCACTAGGAGGGGTGGAGTGCGTCCTCCTGGCCGTGATGGCCTACGACCGCTATGCTGCGGTCTGCAGACCCCTGCACTACACCGTCATCATGCACCCGCGACTCTGCGGGCAGCTGGCTTCAGTGGCATGGCTCAGTGGCTTTGGCAATTCCCTCATAATGGCACCCCAGACGTTGATGCTACCCCGCTGCGGGCACAGGCGGGTGGACCACTTTCTCTGTGAGATGCCAGCACTAATCGGCATGGCCTGCGTAGACACCATGAGCCTCGAGGCGCTGGCGTTCGCCTTGGCAATCTTCATCATCCTGGCGCCACTCATCCTCATCCTCGTCTCTTACGGCTACATCGCGCGAGCGGTGTTTCGGATCAAGTCAGCCGCCGGGCGAAAGAAAGCCTTCAACACCTGCAGCTCCCACCTGATCGTCGTCTCTCTCTTCTACGGCACCATCATATACATGTACCTCCAGCCAGCAAACACTTATTCCCAGGACCAGGGCAAGTTCCTCACTCTCTTCTACACGATCGTCACTCCCAGTGTTAACCCCCTGATCTACACACTGAGAAACAAGGATGTCAAAGAAGCCATGAAGAAGGTGCTGGGGAAGGCAGGTGCAGAAGGATAGCAAAAGTTTGCGGATTGTCTTTTGACCCGTCTTCTGTCTACATTGTTAGGCGTAGCAGATGGAGGACTGTTCTGACACCGCAGACGGAAGAGGCGCTCAGCGAGACTGGGAGCTCAGCGTTTAGAGAGGCTGAGAAGATGCGACATTCCTGAGTCCGCACTCACTTATACTCCTCTCCGGTCCCTGTAAGCCAGGCACCAATCACTAGGAGGGCTGCATTTCGGGACCAAACAATGACGCACGCTTGCAAGATACCAGCCATGAAAGTAGACACCAGGCATTCTGGTACTCATGCCAGCCTCTATCACAATAATTTATACTCAGTAAGTCCTCAACATATATGAAAGAATACACttagaagtgggaaaaaaaaaagtatttttttccctagaaagtTCACACGTACTTTGTACTTTTATAGTGCCAAATTTCTGGATGAGAGGCAAAACAAATCATTCCATTATCTAGCTCTTAGTATCTCCAACACCTCCATGTAGGTCCATAGTGTGGCTCTTGCGTATTTTTAATCATTGTTATAACAAGTTTAGAGACATTTATGTTTGGCCTTTCGAGGCAAAAGTGAATGACGACCGTTGTGTAGTCAGACCACGAGGCATTTGCTTTATATGGAAGACAGTTTCTTGCTCATATTCAGCACTTGTTAATACTTTGTGACCCAAAAAAGGTTAAAaggtctttgattttgttttgttttgttttgtttttctaattgtaGTAAAGTATACACAATATCAAATTTACCAATATCAAATTTACCCGGCTCTcgtcagtggcattaagtatgtTCACATTGCCACAGGACCATCAGCATCATCTGTCTTCAGAACTTTTTGTCTTCCCAAACGGAAACTCTGTGTCCATTAGTAATAACTCCtcattctcccctctccccagcctctaGAAACACCATCCGACTTTTAGTCTCCATGACTCTGACAAAGATCTTCCTGCTTAAAATGTTTGAAGTTTATTAACCTCCACTTCCCACCTCTGTCACCAGGATAATCTtgaacagaggcagagagcagtGACACCAGTTCTGGGGAACTGTTGGGATGTTTATGATTGGGTGGTCTTTGCATGTTGATTTCTTCATGTTTATACCCATGGCTGTAGTCCTTCTCCCGTCATAGTGGAAGTTGATTGGGACAATCTGTATAAGATGAATGAATCCTAAAGGTAGGCAGGTATCTTCAGACCTGAAATATTACCAGTTGGATAAATCCCATCTCATAACCTGGGAAAATATATGTCATGTTAAAATTTCTGTAAGTAAACAAGTACTTTTAAATGTGGGGGTATTGCTAGAGGGATCATTAGGGACTGGATGAAAGATGGGTTTagcaacttcttttttaagaaagttcaGATTACTCTAGAGGctccaggaaaaaaataccaaatacctaaataaattgtactaaaaatatatcattttcagCATAATGTGcatatttccttatttgtaaccAATAATTCTTGTACTTTGTCCAGatagattacattttattttagattagtTAGGGCTTGTTAGAAAGGGTTTGGAGCTTAGTTTTGACTATAGACAATATTCCTTTATTCCCATAAAAGGGTAGAATGATTAGAATacagttgaggggcgcctgagtggctcagtgggttaagccactgccttcagctcaggtcatgttctcagggtcctgggatcgagtcctgcatcgggctctctgcttggtggggagcctgcttcctcctctctctctctgcctgcctctctgcctgcttgtgatctctctctgtcaaataaataaatttaaaaaaaaaatctttaaaagaatacagttgatttttcctactttataaattaagtaaaaagtgATATGTAGCCATGATGATGTTTATGAAGGCCATTATTAATGCAGAAGAAGTATAGAATTTGGAGATCCATGACCTGGCATTTTCCACTTCTTACACTGAAAAACAACTTTTATGTCCTCCTGGTACAAAAATATGCacttataaggaaataaaaatccatttagaATCAATCTTCAGAATTAtgattattgtaatttttatataatttctatgcTGTTTAGCTATGCATTATTTTAGGAGCAACAACATCTTGAAGTGGGGGCAGGAGATCAAGAGAGAGTATAAATCTCTATAGAAACAGCACTTTTGGTAGCACGCTATGGAATTTCCAGCTAATTCTCTCAGCCATGGAGCTTAatctttctccaaagaaacaaacattacACATATGTCCATATGTGTATGGTTGTGTTTAAACCCACTGTGATCTTAAATTAAGGGTTATGAGATGATAgttcaataaatgcttatcaATCAGATTATCAGATCATTTTCCATCTTGTCTTGATGGGTGGTATAGGGACCTTGAACACAGCCTtaacctattttatattttgtctatgttcacatttttccttctcattcaccTCTTCAGCAAATACAtattgtgccaggcactggtctGGGTACTGGAACAAAGCACCCAGCGGATTCCCATGGCACTGAGGTTGCCATGGACAAATGTTGGAAACCTCATCACAATAGGAACATTTGTAAGTTTTAGGAAGATGAGCATAACAGGGACAGAAGCCGGGAAACAGGGCAGGGCTGCAGTTTTAAGTGGGGAGGGTCAAGGAAGAGCTTGGAATCTACATGTAAGCAAAGGTGCGGTGCAATGGGAAGCAGCTATGCGGCTCCCTGGGGAAAAGGGAATCCGGCAGAGCAAGCAGCAGGCACACCATTTAGATCAGGAAggcgaggaggaagcagagaagatGAGCTATAAGGACCCAttttactgtccctgctccccttcccccaggggacttaaaaacaagtcctggaaaccagctccaggtgtggaggccaagaaaagcaaggctgtacccacctcgagtctagccctgacataagtacagccatcttggcaaagcaaaagcctGCACCTTGCACtataagagtgggttagcataagcaTGGCCATCCTGAAGTCccggaagccattttactgagcgtcCCTAACCAGCCCCCACGCGCATGTAACttaagagaaagtagctaaaacctaagaaacaaTTATATAcaatcatatacca
The sequence above is drawn from the Mustela nigripes isolate SB6536 chromosome 5, MUSNIG.SB6536, whole genome shotgun sequence genome and encodes:
- the LOC132017704 gene encoding putative olfactory receptor 2W6, giving the protein MEKHNTSSFEGFILVGFSDRPHLELILFVVVLTFYLLTLLGNMTIILLSALDSRLHTPMYFFLANLSFLDMCFTTGSIPQMLYNLRGSDKTISYLGCAIQLYFVLALGGVECVLLAVMAYDRYAAVCRPLHYTVIMHPRLCGQLASVAWLSGFGNSLIMAPQTLMLPRCGHRRVDHFLCEMPALIGMACVDTMSLEALAFALAIFIILAPLILILVSYGYIARAVFRIKSAAGRKKAFNTCSSHLIVVSLFYGTIIYMYLQPANTYSQDQGKFLTLFYTIVTPSVNPLIYTLRNKDVKEAMKKVLGKAGAEG